The following are from one region of the Osmerus mordax isolate fOsmMor3 chromosome 1, fOsmMor3.pri, whole genome shotgun sequence genome:
- the pmepa1 gene encoding protein TMEPAI isoform X2 — MEITQLEFVQILVIVMVMMVMVVVITCVLNRYRRSARSLLSRHGPQRRPHLPLASEGGLWSSEGAGPSSGQSEQQAFTPRPPERVPSYLQRELGRFQPTYPYLPQSLIDLPPTISLSDGEEPPPYQGPCTLQLRDPEQQLELNRESVRAPPNRTVYDSHLLDSSHCPQAPPHLHPGGGGGGVMATTAAFGGQGARVHGAPPTYSEVIGHYYHPSSLPPHPHQTGGPPHPPSLLQGLLPNISPPPGSLESRNARNSKEKQKPQQV, encoded by the exons ATGGAGATCA CCCAGCTGGAGTTTGTCCAGATCCTGGTGATTgtcatggtgatgatggtgatggtggtggtgatcacGTGTGTACTGAACCGGTACCGGCGCTCCGCTCGCTCACTGCTGTCCCGGCACGGCCCGCAGCGCCGACCTCACCTCCCCTTGGCTTCT gagggaGGTCTGTGGTCATCAGAAGGTGCAGGGCCCTCTAGTGGACAGAGTGAG caGCAGGCGTTCACGCCCCGCCCCCCCGAGCGGGTGCCCTCCTACCTGCAGCGCGAGCTGGGCCGCTTTCAGCCCACCTACCCTTACCTGCCCCAGAGCTTGATCGACCTGCCCCCCACCATCTCCCTGTCGGACGGCGAGGAGCCCCCCCCGTACCAGGGCCCCTGCACCCTGCAACTCCGAGACCCCGAGCAGCAGCTGGAGCTCAACCGCGAGTCTGTCCGGGCTCCGCCCAACCGCACCGTCTACGACAGCCACCTCCTGGACTCCTCACACTgcccccaggccccgccccacctgcacccggggggggggggcggtggcgtCATGGCGACCACCGCAGCCTTCGGCGGTCAGGGCGCGCGGGTGCACGGGGCCCCGCCCACCTACAGCGAGGTGATCGGTCACTACTaccacccttcctccctgccccctcatcCCCATCAGACTGGCGGGCCCCCGCACCCCCCCTCGCTGCTGCAGGGGCTCCTGCCCAACATCAGCCCCCCGCCGGGCAGCCTGGAGAGCAGGAACGCTCGCAACTCCAAGGAGAAGCAGAAGCCCCAGCAGGTGTGA
- the pmepa1 gene encoding protein TMEPAI isoform X1 translates to MQPLSGNSQQQHNCEQTECPAQLEFVQILVIVMVMMVMVVVITCVLNRYRRSARSLLSRHGPQRRPHLPLASEGGLWSSEGAGPSSGQSEQQAFTPRPPERVPSYLQRELGRFQPTYPYLPQSLIDLPPTISLSDGEEPPPYQGPCTLQLRDPEQQLELNRESVRAPPNRTVYDSHLLDSSHCPQAPPHLHPGGGGGGVMATTAAFGGQGARVHGAPPTYSEVIGHYYHPSSLPPHPHQTGGPPHPPSLLQGLLPNISPPPGSLESRNARNSKEKQKPQQV, encoded by the exons ATGCAGCCTCTGTCAGGAaacagccagcagcagcacaaCTGTGAGCAGACAGAATGCCCTG CCCAGCTGGAGTTTGTCCAGATCCTGGTGATTgtcatggtgatgatggtgatggtggtggtgatcacGTGTGTACTGAACCGGTACCGGCGCTCCGCTCGCTCACTGCTGTCCCGGCACGGCCCGCAGCGCCGACCTCACCTCCCCTTGGCTTCT gagggaGGTCTGTGGTCATCAGAAGGTGCAGGGCCCTCTAGTGGACAGAGTGAG caGCAGGCGTTCACGCCCCGCCCCCCCGAGCGGGTGCCCTCCTACCTGCAGCGCGAGCTGGGCCGCTTTCAGCCCACCTACCCTTACCTGCCCCAGAGCTTGATCGACCTGCCCCCCACCATCTCCCTGTCGGACGGCGAGGAGCCCCCCCCGTACCAGGGCCCCTGCACCCTGCAACTCCGAGACCCCGAGCAGCAGCTGGAGCTCAACCGCGAGTCTGTCCGGGCTCCGCCCAACCGCACCGTCTACGACAGCCACCTCCTGGACTCCTCACACTgcccccaggccccgccccacctgcacccggggggggggggcggtggcgtCATGGCGACCACCGCAGCCTTCGGCGGTCAGGGCGCGCGGGTGCACGGGGCCCCGCCCACCTACAGCGAGGTGATCGGTCACTACTaccacccttcctccctgccccctcatcCCCATCAGACTGGCGGGCCCCCGCACCCCCCCTCGCTGCTGCAGGGGCTCCTGCCCAACATCAGCCCCCCGCCGGGCAGCCTGGAGAGCAGGAACGCTCGCAACTCCAAGGAGAAGCAGAAGCCCCAGCAGGTGTGA